In a single window of the Candidatus Eisenbacteria bacterium genome:
- a CDS encoding DUF2723 domain-containing protein has protein sequence MKEDAPPPVDERHDGTVTYGDGMDWWVALLVTLVSGVIYTMTAGRAAPFWDCGEFMACSYILGIPHPPGAALFVMLGRVVSILPFGDIALRLNLFSSYSSAIAIGFTALGLARVIRRLHGREKNFTDRMVVYGGTVVGALSAAFGSTYWFNAVEAEVYGLTLLLIAILIWLSLLWIERARTPEGNRILLLQTYLLFLGATNHMQSFLPVVPLFLLIFLIDRSRLRSPVFWIIFLLLTTVVHSTQFFLFGTPIACAVAFLISWLDASPDRKKIYALAGWFFFTAILGYTLYAYVPIRSANQPAIDENNPENWTNFKMFLERKQYSEKSMIELMFTRKGTWSNQFGDFHRIGFWYHLKNQWLPHSPAYLLVPLFSLFALWAMWKRDRKIGLYFLMSLLLFTVAMTLYLNFSDGTKGVKLEVRDRDYFYTPGYFLIAWLLGIGLSAFLSKLRYSRMAGRETAVQVIAILALVIPIRTASAHYFEHDRSRFFVAEDLAYNILAGLEENAILFTGGDNDTFPLWYMQEVRDFRKDVRIVNLSLINTPWYILQLKHREPMVPIPLQDEEIQNLRGYYNSDGTVTTIKDIVLPKIIRECIGKRPLYFAITVTTDDRHIVRDKLIQEGMVMKIDPSVDQESINVHAMEKNFGEGGYRFRGLADPTVYKDNDTVRLMTNYNACLYNLAQLFQRSGDKEKAKKYTDMIYSFPHDNLAGHRMLAILAEGDADWERALRHMERCYEIDPDDPLNIVKMADYLDVTGRKEEAIQTALLAREKFPDDRMVLGTLASVLRGSDREGELVDHLEQWVARHPDDERMKEALKTMRRLPAAVDSAP, from the coding sequence GTGAAGGAGGATGCTCCCCCACCGGTCGACGAGCGACACGACGGGACCGTGACCTACGGCGACGGGATGGACTGGTGGGTCGCCCTTCTGGTCACCCTCGTGAGCGGCGTGATCTACACGATGACCGCAGGCCGCGCCGCACCTTTCTGGGACTGCGGCGAGTTCATGGCTTGCTCCTACATCCTCGGCATTCCCCATCCGCCCGGAGCCGCCCTTTTCGTGATGCTCGGTCGGGTCGTCTCGATCCTTCCATTCGGCGACATCGCGCTCCGCCTGAACCTCTTCTCCTCCTACTCCAGCGCCATCGCCATCGGCTTCACCGCCCTCGGCTTGGCCCGTGTGATCCGGCGCCTGCACGGCCGGGAAAAGAACTTCACCGACAGAATGGTGGTCTATGGCGGCACCGTGGTCGGCGCCCTCTCCGCCGCCTTCGGTTCCACCTACTGGTTCAACGCGGTGGAGGCGGAGGTGTACGGCCTGACGCTTCTTCTGATCGCGATCCTGATCTGGCTCTCCCTTCTCTGGATCGAGCGGGCCCGCACGCCCGAGGGGAACCGGATCCTGCTCCTGCAGACGTATCTCCTCTTTCTGGGCGCCACCAATCACATGCAGTCCTTCCTGCCGGTGGTCCCCCTGTTCCTGCTGATCTTTCTGATCGATCGAAGCCGTCTCCGGAGCCCCGTCTTCTGGATCATCTTCCTCCTGCTGACGACGGTGGTCCATTCCACCCAGTTCTTCCTCTTCGGCACGCCCATCGCCTGCGCGGTCGCCTTCCTCATCTCCTGGCTCGACGCGTCGCCGGACCGGAAGAAGATCTACGCCCTGGCGGGTTGGTTTTTCTTTACCGCCATTCTCGGCTATACCCTTTACGCGTACGTGCCGATCCGATCCGCCAACCAGCCGGCGATCGACGAAAACAATCCGGAGAACTGGACCAACTTCAAAATGTTCCTCGAGCGGAAACAGTACTCGGAAAAATCGATGATCGAGCTGATGTTCACGCGCAAGGGAACCTGGTCGAACCAGTTCGGCGATTTCCACCGGATCGGCTTCTGGTACCATCTGAAGAACCAATGGCTCCCCCACTCGCCCGCCTACCTGTTGGTTCCTCTCTTCTCTCTTTTCGCGCTTTGGGCGATGTGGAAGAGGGACCGGAAGATCGGCCTCTACTTTCTGATGAGCCTTCTCCTCTTTACCGTCGCCATGACCCTGTACCTCAACTTCTCCGACGGCACCAAGGGGGTGAAGCTCGAGGTCCGGGACCGGGACTACTTCTACACGCCGGGGTATTTCCTTATCGCCTGGCTGCTCGGGATCGGTCTGTCCGCTTTTTTGAGCAAGCTCCGTTACTCCCGGATGGCCGGGAGGGAAACCGCGGTCCAGGTGATCGCCATTCTCGCCCTGGTGATTCCGATCCGCACGGCGTCGGCGCACTACTTCGAGCACGACCGCTCCCGGTTCTTCGTCGCCGAGGACCTGGCCTATAACATCCTGGCGGGGCTCGAGGAGAACGCGATCCTCTTCACCGGCGGCGATAACGACACCTTCCCGCTCTGGTACATGCAGGAGGTCCGCGATTTCCGGAAGGACGTGCGGATCGTCAACCTGAGCCTGATCAACACGCCCTGGTATATTTTACAGCTAAAGCATCGGGAGCCGATGGTGCCCATCCCGCTTCAGGACGAGGAGATACAGAACCTCCGGGGCTATTACAATTCCGACGGCACGGTGACGACCATCAAGGACATCGTGCTTCCCAAGATCATCCGGGAATGCATCGGCAAAAGGCCGCTTTACTTCGCCATCACCGTGACCACCGATGATCGGCATATCGTGCGCGACAAGCTGATCCAAGAGGGGATGGTCATGAAGATCGACCCGAGCGTGGACCAGGAGTCGATCAACGTGCATGCGATGGAGAAGAACTTCGGCGAGGGAGGCTACCGCTTCCGCGGCCTCGCCGATCCCACGGTGTACAAGGACAACGACACGGTCCGGCTGATGACCAACTACAACGCCTGCCTCTACAACCTGGCCCAGCTTTTCCAGAGGAGCGGCGACAAAGAGAAGGCGAAGAAGTACACCGACATGATCTACTCCTTCCCTCACGACAACCTCGCCGGCCACCGGATGCTCGCGATCCTCGCCGAAGGGGACGCCGACTGGGAACGGGCGCTCCGCCACATGGAGCGCTGCTACGAGATCGATCCCGACGATCCGCTGAACATCGTCAAGATGGCGGACTATCTGGACGTCACGGGGCGCAAGGAGGAGGCGATCCAGACCGCCTTGCTCGCCCGGGAAAAGTTTCCCGACGACCGGATGGTCCTGGGGACGCTCGCTTCGGTGCTCCGCGGTTCGGACCGGGAGGGGGAACTGGTGGACCACCTGGAGCAGTGGGTCGCCCGGCACCCCGACGACGAGAGGATGAAGGAGGCGCTGAAGACGATGCGACGTCTGCCCGCGGCCGTGGACAGCGCGCCCTGA
- a CDS encoding class II glutamine amidotransferase — protein MCHLYGFLASRPTRIECALVRSQEALFRQCSGSSRNLTRANGWGVAFFPEDEPVIRKRILPPFEPFVFDPEAAAAAGHAAIAHLRTPGPGKAERKNTHPFQFRNWTFAMHGTIENFPPLRRELMGELNPEYRRSIQGHSDAEHAFFLFLSYLKRSAGSIGSDAPLHRIRDSFRKTFYMLNEMTGRSGSLIRSQIDALCTNRQVMLACRQRGALYQLERSQAEVCPICKASHAVVAAGEPYHAVVFATEPLSGEDWTEIPDNSVVMVDPDLGVVVDPLEQ, from the coding sequence TTGTGCCACCTTTACGGATTTCTCGCATCCCGCCCCACGCGGATCGAGTGCGCTCTGGTTCGCTCTCAGGAAGCGCTTTTCCGGCAGTGCTCCGGCTCTTCACGTAATCTGACTCGCGCCAACGGCTGGGGGGTGGCGTTCTTTCCCGAGGACGAGCCGGTCATCCGCAAGAGGATCCTTCCTCCCTTCGAGCCCTTCGTGTTCGATCCCGAAGCGGCGGCGGCGGCGGGACACGCCGCCATCGCCCACCTACGCACGCCCGGTCCGGGAAAGGCGGAACGGAAGAACACCCATCCCTTCCAGTTCCGGAACTGGACTTTCGCCATGCACGGGACGATCGAAAACTTCCCCCCTCTCCGCCGGGAGCTGATGGGAGAGCTGAACCCCGAGTATCGCCGGAGCATCCAGGGCCATAGCGACGCGGAACACGCCTTCTTTCTTTTTCTTTCTTATCTAAAGCGTTCAGCGGGATCCATAGGCAGCGACGCCCCGCTTCACCGGATCCGCGATTCCTTCCGGAAGACCTTTTACATGTTGAACGAAATGACCGGGCGCTCCGGCTCCCTAATCCGCTCGCAGATCGACGCCCTCTGCACGAACCGCCAGGTCATGCTCGCCTGCCGGCAGAGGGGCGCCCTCTATCAGCTGGAGCGGAGCCAAGCCGAGGTGTGCCCCATCTGCAAGGCCTCCCACGCCGTCGTCGCGGCGGGGGAGCCCTATCACGCCGTGGTCTTCGCCACCGAGCCCCTCTCCGGAGAGGACTGGACGGAGATTCCCGACAATTCGGTCGTCATGGTCGACCCGGATCTCGGCGTAGTCGTCGATCCCCTCGAGCAGTAA